Proteins from a single region of Thermococcus sp.:
- a CDS encoding NAD(P)/FAD-dependent oxidoreductase has product MALVGIIGAGIGGIATAVQLARYGIESVIFERDRIGGLIRNAYSVENTMFFPDGINGEKVVEILEEYVRKYGLRIVYEEVRAVKKNGGLFEVETARRTYRFKYLVVATGTRPRKLPFDGIIYHVAKVPRRHYKRVLIIGGGDVAFDYALTMSELSDEVIVLMRSEPKALPYLQELVKKRPNVRTLMGQIREIRPINGKQKLLAKTSVGDFEVELVLGAIGRVPNVELVSGIEDDNLFLVGDVKNGIYRQTALAIADGIKTAMVIWRRERYGDTE; this is encoded by the coding sequence ATGGCTCTTGTCGGGATAATCGGGGCTGGGATTGGGGGCATAGCGACGGCCGTCCAGCTGGCGCGCTACGGGATAGAGAGTGTAATCTTCGAGCGCGACAGGATAGGGGGACTCATAAGAAACGCCTACTCCGTCGAGAACACGATGTTCTTCCCGGACGGAATCAATGGCGAGAAGGTCGTTGAAATCCTTGAGGAGTACGTGAGGAAGTACGGCCTGAGAATCGTTTATGAAGAAGTCAGGGCCGTTAAGAAGAACGGCGGGCTCTTCGAGGTGGAAACGGCGAGAAGAACTTACCGCTTTAAGTACCTCGTGGTCGCGACGGGAACGAGGCCAAGAAAGCTCCCCTTCGATGGGATAATCTACCACGTCGCCAAAGTTCCGAGGAGGCACTACAAACGGGTTCTCATCATAGGCGGCGGCGATGTTGCCTTCGACTACGCCTTAACCATGAGCGAGCTTAGCGATGAAGTGATAGTCCTCATGAGGAGCGAGCCCAAAGCTCTTCCCTACCTGCAGGAACTCGTGAAGAAGCGCCCGAACGTCAGAACGCTGATGGGACAGATTCGGGAAATAAGGCCTATAAACGGGAAGCAAAAGCTTTTAGCCAAGACAAGCGTCGGCGACTTTGAGGTTGAGCTGGTGCTCGGTGCCATCGGCAGGGTGCCGAACGTCGAGCTCGTGAGTGGCATCGAGGACGATAACCTTTTCCTGGTTGGAGACGTTAAGAACGGAATCTACCGCCAGACGGCCCTGGCGATAGCGGACGGAATCAAAACCGCGATGGTGATATGGAGGAGGGAGAGGTATGGAGATACTGAGTGA
- a CDS encoding isochorismatase family protein, producing the protein MKEDYLTEEFIAEMRSRYFRERKWRKIEPFRKSAVLAIDLQKYFLSPESRAFLPSVPRFVPRLVKFYSRVRELNVPIIFTRHYHAGGTMARWWGGDMPKDDLLNDLLDEFKPFAETVIEKSTYDAFYGTELEGMLGKLGVETVVVTGVMTHLCCETTAREAFVRGFNVVFPVDGTLTQNRLFHEATLRNLSHGFAVTPLLSEVLEWLLSG; encoded by the coding sequence ATGAAGGAGGACTACCTTACAGAGGAGTTCATAGCGGAAATGAGGAGCCGCTATTTCCGAGAGAGGAAGTGGAGAAAGATAGAACCCTTCAGAAAATCCGCCGTCCTCGCGATAGACCTACAAAAGTACTTCCTCAGCCCGGAGAGCAGGGCGTTTCTGCCCTCCGTGCCGCGTTTCGTTCCCAGGCTTGTGAAGTTCTATTCCAGGGTGCGGGAGCTCAACGTGCCGATAATCTTCACGAGGCATTATCACGCGGGCGGGACAATGGCCCGCTGGTGGGGCGGCGATATGCCAAAGGACGACCTGCTGAACGACCTTTTGGACGAGTTCAAACCCTTTGCAGAGACGGTAATCGAGAAGAGCACCTACGACGCCTTCTATGGCACAGAGCTTGAGGGAATGCTCGGGAAGCTTGGCGTCGAAACGGTCGTCGTAACCGGCGTCATGACCCACCTCTGCTGCGAGACAACCGCCAGGGAGGCCTTCGTGAGGGGATTCAACGTCGTCTTTCCCGTTGACGGAACGCTGACCCAGAACAGGCTTTTCCACGAGGCGACGCTTAGAAACCTCTCTCACGGCTTCGCGGTTACGCCGCTCCTCTCGGAGGTGTTGGAATGGCTCTTGTCGGGATAA
- a CDS encoding SDR family oxidoreductase — MSVKIDLDGLGVIVTASSRGIGFNVARELLRRNAKVVISSHNRKNLQKAREELAEFGEVHAVRADLHDRRDLDNLIKIGWELLGDVDALVWNAPNVSCEPCLVHEASYSDWLEAARLHSAAPGYLTTLLIRRWLESGKKGVLVYLNSVSIKEPMPPLALADVMRAGLVQLAKSVSRTYGKRGIRAYSVLLGSFDTPGARENLRAVAEARGEPFEETWGREVLGRTPLHRTGRWNELGSLVAFLLSEEAEYMLGSTVVIDGAMTRGIDI; from the coding sequence ATGAGCGTGAAAATTGACCTCGATGGGCTTGGGGTCATCGTCACCGCGTCATCGAGGGGAATAGGCTTCAACGTTGCAAGGGAGCTGTTGAGGAGGAACGCGAAGGTGGTCATAAGCTCGCACAACCGGAAGAACCTCCAGAAGGCCAGAGAAGAACTGGCCGAGTTCGGTGAAGTCCACGCGGTCAGGGCAGACCTCCACGATCGCAGGGACCTCGACAACCTCATCAAGATAGGCTGGGAACTCCTGGGGGACGTTGACGCCCTCGTCTGGAATGCTCCCAACGTCTCCTGCGAGCCGTGTTTAGTCCATGAAGCCAGCTACAGTGACTGGCTTGAGGCAGCGAGACTTCACTCGGCAGCCCCCGGCTATCTCACAACGCTCCTCATCAGGAGATGGCTTGAAAGTGGAAAGAAAGGCGTTCTCGTTTACCTCAACTCCGTCTCGATAAAGGAGCCGATGCCGCCGCTGGCTCTGGCGGACGTTATGAGGGCCGGCCTTGTCCAGCTGGCGAAGAGCGTTTCGAGAACCTACGGAAAGCGCGGGATAAGGGCCTACTCCGTCCTCCTCGGCAGCTTTGACACACCTGGAGCGAGGGAAAACCTTAGGGCCGTCGCCGAGGCGAGAGGCGAGCCCTTCGAGGAGACATGGGGGCGGGAGGTGCTCGGAAGAACGCCCCTCCACAGGACGGGGAGATGGAACGAACTCGGCTCACTTGTGGCCTTCCTCCTCAGCGAGGAGGCTGAATACATGCTCGGCTCCACCGTCGTCATAGACGGCGCGATGACGAGGGGGATAGACATTTAA
- a CDS encoding deoxyhypusine synthase produces MTEPKDIVLKESEEVEGTPIEGPWLDGVSSLEEVLDYYERIGFQATHLGKAIEIWRKVEEKRAEGKEVRVFLGYTSNIVSSGLRELIAWLVKEGKVDVIVTTAGGIEEDFIKALKPFVLGDWQVNDAEMREKGINRIGNIFVPNDRYIEFEKYMIPFFERVLEMERERGKPLTASEFIYELGRYMDEKLGKEKERSIIYWAYKRNVPIFCPAITDGSIGDMLYFFKEERGDRELVIDIANDIVKLNNLAVTAKETASIILGGSLPKHAIINANLFRGGTDYAIYVTTAIPWDGSLSGAPPSEGVSWGKIRAKADYVEIWADATLVFPLLVWKVMRG; encoded by the coding sequence ATGACCGAGCCGAAAGACATCGTCCTTAAGGAGAGCGAGGAGGTTGAGGGAACCCCGATAGAGGGGCCGTGGCTGGATGGGGTCAGTAGTCTTGAAGAGGTTCTCGACTATTACGAGCGCATAGGCTTTCAGGCGACGCACCTGGGAAAAGCAATAGAGATCTGGCGTAAGGTCGAGGAGAAGCGCGCCGAGGGAAAAGAGGTCCGCGTTTTCCTCGGCTACACCTCGAACATAGTCTCCTCCGGCCTGCGCGAGCTGATCGCGTGGCTCGTTAAGGAGGGTAAGGTGGACGTTATAGTAACGACAGCCGGGGGAATCGAGGAGGACTTCATAAAGGCCCTCAAGCCCTTCGTCCTCGGTGACTGGCAGGTGAACGATGCAGAAATGCGCGAGAAGGGCATCAACAGGATAGGAAACATATTCGTGCCCAACGACAGGTATATTGAATTCGAGAAGTACATGATTCCCTTCTTCGAGCGGGTTCTTGAGATGGAGCGCGAGAGGGGCAAGCCGCTCACGGCCAGCGAGTTCATCTACGAGCTTGGCAGATACATGGACGAGAAGCTCGGGAAGGAGAAGGAGCGCTCAATCATCTACTGGGCCTACAAGCGGAACGTGCCGATATTCTGCCCGGCTATCACAGATGGCTCGATCGGCGACATGCTCTACTTCTTCAAGGAGGAGCGCGGGGACAGGGAGCTCGTCATAGACATCGCCAACGACATAGTGAAGCTCAACAACCTGGCCGTTACGGCAAAGGAGACCGCCTCGATAATCCTCGGTGGCTCGCTGCCAAAACATGCAATAATCAACGCCAACCTCTTCAGAGGAGGGACGGACTACGCAATCTACGTTACCACCGCCATACCCTGGGACGGCTCGCTGAGCGGTGCACCGCCGAGCGAGGGCGTCAGCTGGGGCAAGATAAGGGCAAAAGCCGATTACGTGGAGATATGGGCAGATGCTACCCTCGTCTTCCCGCTGCTGGTGTGGAAGGTGATGCGGGGTTAG
- a CDS encoding ATP-binding protein → MDERILTSLIATSRRVRAWARKFPKKRFLFDELKAIDEEYYVGVKGIRGVGKTVLLLQLANETERSVYFSADSTLIKPFSLYEVVKSLAGIGYRNVFIDEIHRKAGWAEDLKTLYDEHEVRVFFSGSSAIDLVHSGADLSRRVVLKELPPASFREWLNIKRGFDVPRYSLEEVLSKAFDLTEMYAELHPLWREYMREGGVLYPKSGFYEALDNSIRKVILEDLSALREVSVKYETDAFKLLYIVAKSAPFEANYSRIARALEVSKNMAIRLVEDLSKAGLLIAVNPCGSTRKEPKLYLTVPLREFFARKGFETHKGALREEFFVNHLRNLGLCYLKGKRGEKTADFRIGEWIIEVGGESKGRYQKPDYIALDGLVTGKGRVPLFLFGLVY, encoded by the coding sequence ATGGACGAGAGGATACTCACTTCACTCATCGCCACGAGCCGACGGGTGAGGGCGTGGGCGAGGAAGTTCCCAAAAAAGCGCTTTCTCTTCGACGAGCTTAAAGCCATTGATGAGGAATACTACGTCGGCGTTAAGGGTATTCGCGGTGTCGGCAAAACGGTCCTTCTGCTCCAGCTGGCAAATGAGACCGAAAGGAGCGTTTACTTTTCGGCCGATTCGACCCTCATAAAACCCTTCTCCCTCTACGAGGTGGTTAAGTCTCTCGCGGGGATTGGATACAGGAACGTTTTCATTGATGAGATCCACCGGAAAGCTGGCTGGGCAGAGGACTTAAAGACCCTCTATGACGAGCATGAGGTTAGGGTCTTCTTCTCAGGCTCATCAGCAATAGATTTAGTCCATTCTGGAGCAGATCTCTCAAGAAGGGTCGTCCTCAAGGAACTTCCACCAGCTTCCTTCAGGGAGTGGCTCAACATAAAGAGGGGCTTCGACGTTCCAAGGTATTCACTGGAAGAAGTCCTTTCCAAAGCGTTTGACCTGACAGAGATGTACGCTGAACTCCATCCACTCTGGAGGGAGTACATGCGTGAAGGCGGTGTACTGTATCCGAAGAGCGGTTTTTACGAAGCCCTCGACAACTCGATAAGGAAAGTTATCCTCGAAGACCTCTCCGCCCTGCGGGAGGTCAGCGTCAAATATGAAACAGACGCGTTCAAGCTCCTCTACATCGTCGCCAAGTCAGCCCCCTTCGAGGCCAATTACTCGCGGATAGCCAGAGCTCTTGAGGTCTCCAAGAACATGGCCATAAGGCTCGTGGAGGACCTCTCAAAGGCCGGCCTCCTGATTGCAGTCAACCCCTGTGGCAGTACTAGAAAGGAGCCTAAACTGTACCTCACCGTTCCCCTGAGGGAGTTCTTTGCCAGAAAGGGCTTTGAAACCCACAAAGGCGCCTTAAGGGAGGAGTTCTTCGTGAACCACCTGCGGAACTTGGGCCTCTGCTACCTCAAAGGGAAGAGGGGTGAGAAAACCGCTGACTTCAGGATTGGCGAATGGATTATCGAGGTAGGCGGTGAATCGAAGGGGAGATACCAGAAACCGGACTACATAGCGCTCGATGGTCTTGTCACCGGAAAGGGAAGAGTCCCGCTGTTCCTATTTGGGCTGGTGTATTGA
- a CDS encoding HepT-like ribonuclease domain-containing protein, with protein sequence MDVAMDIVAMLTKNLGITVEDDYTNIAKLEEKGVLSEGEVSLLRAYNGLRNAIVHKYNKINSTYILSKKA encoded by the coding sequence GTGGACGTTGCCATGGACATTGTGGCCATGCTGACGAAGAACCTAGGCATAACGGTCGAGGACGACTACACGAACATAGCGAAGCTTGAGGAAAAGGGGGTCCTCAGTGAGGGTGAAGTATCTCTCCTGAGGGCTTACAACGGTCTGAGAAACGCCATAGTCCATAAATACAATAAAATAAACTCAACCTACATTCTATCAAAGAAGGCCTGA
- a CDS encoding nucleotidyltransferase domain-containing protein: MSIIEQLRRDFEPFRYDCMGILLYGSYAKGEATKRSDVDICLVKPKLGTYERVLEKLGGKYDVKVFEELPLYVQIEVIRNHRVVYGDELELSEYFYRFRKLWKDMEHRVKENQFKSVREKVKLRRRAREKAKVLGKA, encoded by the coding sequence GTGTCCATCATAGAGCAGCTCCGCAGGGACTTCGAGCCCTTCAGATATGACTGCATGGGGATACTCCTCTACGGCTCATACGCTAAAGGAGAGGCAACAAAGCGGAGCGACGTTGATATTTGCCTGGTGAAGCCAAAACTGGGGACTTACGAGAGGGTTCTTGAAAAGCTCGGTGGAAAGTACGACGTGAAGGTCTTCGAGGAACTTCCGCTCTACGTTCAGATCGAGGTCATCAGAAACCACAGGGTAGTCTACGGTGACGAGCTTGAGCTTTCCGAGTACTTTTACCGGTTCAGAAAGCTCTGGAAAGACATGGAGCACCGTGTTAAGGAGAATCAGTTCAAGAGCGTGAGGGAGAAAGTAAAGCTCAGGAGGCGTGCCCGTGAGAAGGCAAAGGTACTTGGAAAAGCTTGA
- the tiaS gene encoding tRNA(Ile2) 2-agmatinylcytidine synthetase TiaS: MRLHIGIDDTDSPNGMCTTYLGALLYRELSRLAEPIDLPRLIRLNPNIPYKTRGNGAVAMAFEADEGTIPEIKDLVLSHVGQLSDFTHENTNPGVAFLEGDVPGELREFSLKALREHVTINEAERVAREVGAEYFKFKLGRGIIGALAAIGYPLERFTYELLAYREPENWGTSRRVNGESVFLADSWAYPFSYDNVDPYKRTVLITPHGKDPVLVGIRGIDRGKVVQVFERVEFLEPVAFYQLYKTNQNTDDHLVPKKIGELRLYDSVVVRGKVARPYWERGRHVFFELEDDTGRIRVAAFEPTKKFRNWVRKLLPGDEIIAAGGVKEHEGVLTLNLEKFYPVKLVPKIEFKKPKCPRCGGTMKSKGDYLKCKRCGHKMPKKLVPVEVPRDLEKKIYEVPPDARKHLSRPLVLPGGEDKLLELL, translated from the coding sequence ATGAGGCTTCACATCGGGATCGACGACACGGATTCGCCCAACGGCATGTGCACCACCTACCTTGGCGCGCTACTCTACCGCGAGCTTTCCCGCTTAGCGGAGCCCATTGACCTTCCCCGCCTGATCAGGCTCAACCCGAACATTCCATACAAAACCCGCGGCAACGGAGCGGTCGCGATGGCCTTCGAGGCCGATGAGGGAACCATCCCGGAAATCAAAGACCTCGTCCTCTCCCATGTGGGCCAGCTTTCCGACTTCACCCACGAGAACACCAACCCCGGCGTTGCCTTCCTTGAGGGAGACGTCCCAGGAGAGCTCCGCGAGTTCTCGCTGAAGGCCCTGAGGGAGCACGTTACGATCAATGAAGCGGAGAGGGTCGCTAGAGAGGTTGGGGCAGAGTACTTCAAGTTCAAGCTCGGCAGAGGAATAATCGGTGCGCTCGCGGCCATCGGCTACCCGCTGGAGAGGTTCACCTACGAGCTTCTGGCCTACCGCGAGCCGGAGAACTGGGGAACATCGAGGAGAGTTAATGGGGAGAGCGTCTTTTTAGCTGACAGCTGGGCCTATCCCTTCAGCTACGACAACGTTGACCCCTACAAGCGGACGGTTCTCATAACGCCACACGGAAAGGACCCCGTCTTAGTGGGAATCCGGGGGATTGACAGGGGAAAAGTCGTTCAGGTCTTCGAGCGCGTTGAGTTCCTTGAGCCGGTCGCCTTCTACCAGCTCTACAAGACTAACCAGAACACCGACGACCATTTAGTTCCAAAGAAAATTGGCGAGCTCAGGCTCTACGACAGTGTCGTCGTGAGGGGAAAGGTAGCCCGCCCTTACTGGGAGCGCGGAAGGCACGTATTCTTCGAGCTTGAGGACGATACCGGGAGGATTAGGGTTGCGGCCTTTGAACCAACCAAGAAGTTCAGGAACTGGGTCAGAAAGCTTCTGCCCGGCGATGAGATTATAGCCGCCGGTGGGGTGAAGGAGCACGAGGGCGTTCTAACGCTCAACCTTGAGAAGTTCTATCCGGTCAAGCTCGTTCCCAAAATCGAGTTCAAAAAGCCGAAATGTCCCAGATGCGGAGGAACGATGAAGAGCAAAGGGGATTACCTCAAGTGCAAGCGCTGTGGCCATAAGATGCCGAAGAAGCTGGTTCCGGTTGAAGTGCCCAGGGACTTAGAGAAAAAAATCTACGAGGTCCCTCCCGATGCCAGAAAGCACCTGTCGAGGCCGTTGGTTCTGCCGGGCGGGGAGGACAAGCTGTTGGAGCTTTTGTGA
- a CDS encoding GNAT family N-acetyltransferase: protein MRPIILKGNLVSLGVLLREDLKHVWVWYNDREVRRYLSYPEEVFFYEDELEWYEALRREKKHEKVFAIIENSSRSPVGLVGLHKIDHHNGRAELGYFLAREYWGHGYASEAVKLALDYAFEWLNLRKVYAHVFETNAPSIRVLEKNGFKLAGRWRKHQYVPGEGFVDVLLYEKFRG, encoded by the coding sequence ATGAGGCCGATAATTCTCAAGGGCAACCTCGTTTCCCTGGGCGTTCTCCTCAGGGAGGACTTGAAGCACGTCTGGGTCTGGTACAACGACAGGGAAGTTAGAAGGTACCTGTCGTATCCGGAGGAAGTGTTCTTCTACGAGGACGAGCTCGAATGGTACGAGGCTCTGAGGCGGGAAAAGAAGCACGAAAAGGTCTTCGCAATAATAGAGAACTCCTCGCGCTCCCCCGTTGGGCTCGTCGGCCTACACAAGATAGACCATCACAACGGCAGGGCGGAGCTCGGCTACTTCTTGGCCCGGGAGTACTGGGGTCACGGATATGCCAGCGAAGCCGTAAAGCTCGCCCTCGATTACGCCTTCGAGTGGCTCAACCTCAGGAAGGTTTACGCCCACGTCTTCGAGACCAACGCCCCCTCCATACGGGTCCTGGAAAAGAACGGCTTCAAACTCGCCGGCCGCTGGAGGAAGCACCAGTACGTCCCCGGGGAAGGCTTCGTTGACGTGCTCCTGTACGAGAAGTTCAGGGGGTAG
- a CDS encoding transcriptional regulator: protein MDRERLIRTVEAILRGTGYKTARMDFKGSCFDIVASRLLLLLFIKVATNIDTVTEEQAEDLKRLSKFFKASPLIVGLKTKNAELEEGVVYERFGIYALRPETLYDVLVENELPAIFAERGGFYVRINGGLLKRLREKYGYSVNELAQLIGVSRKSLINYERGEQAVSLEVAIRLEELFDEPLAEPIDILHSTVEADLNVTPESPLEREIFERLKGLGLGVVKVKKAPFNAVSKEDEFNILTGIDERKTRSTVKRAEMVTEVSRIINSDGVFILEKTRTEVVGDVPLIPKERLEEVRDADELIEMIEELKKEIKKQLFS from the coding sequence ATGGACAGGGAAAGGCTCATCAGAACGGTCGAGGCGATACTCAGGGGCACAGGATACAAAACGGCACGGATGGACTTCAAGGGGTCGTGCTTTGACATAGTGGCGAGCAGGTTACTCCTGCTGCTCTTCATCAAGGTGGCCACCAACATAGACACCGTCACCGAGGAGCAGGCCGAAGACCTGAAGCGCCTGTCCAAGTTCTTCAAGGCGTCCCCTCTGATAGTTGGGCTGAAGACAAAGAACGCCGAGCTTGAGGAGGGGGTGGTTTACGAGCGTTTCGGGATATACGCCCTGCGGCCGGAAACCCTCTACGACGTCCTCGTTGAGAATGAACTGCCGGCCATATTTGCCGAACGCGGGGGCTTCTACGTAAGGATAAACGGCGGGCTTCTGAAGAGACTAAGAGAGAAGTACGGCTATTCCGTGAACGAGCTGGCTCAGCTCATCGGCGTTTCACGGAAGAGCCTGATAAACTACGAGCGGGGCGAGCAGGCGGTATCCCTGGAGGTCGCTATACGGCTTGAGGAACTGTTCGACGAGCCGCTTGCAGAGCCGATCGACATCCTTCACTCCACTGTGGAGGCAGACCTCAACGTTACCCCCGAGAGCCCCCTTGAGAGGGAAATATTCGAACGCCTCAAGGGCCTCGGTCTCGGTGTTGTGAAGGTCAAGAAGGCCCCGTTCAACGCCGTGTCAAAGGAGGATGAGTTCAACATCCTGACCGGCATAGACGAGAGAAAGACCCGCTCGACGGTAAAGAGGGCGGAGATGGTTACCGAGGTGAGCAGGATAATCAACAGCGATGGTGTCTTCATACTGGAGAAAACGAGAACAGAGGTCGTCGGCGACGTTCCCCTGATCCCCAAGGAGAGGCTTGAGGAGGTCAGGGACGCCGATGAGCTCATAGAGATGATAGAGGAACTCAAGAAGGAAATAAAGAAGCAGCTCTTCAGCTGA
- a CDS encoding HD domain-containing protein, whose product MDGKIIHDGIHGSMKLTGIILDLVKTPEFQRLRNIRQLGLAYLVYPGANHSRFEHSLGAWHLAKRLSQEVGLDENESMLLQVGALLHDIGHGPFSHTFESIYKHYVKEHDHMHLGQDMVLGRINITESENGGRIPEIIESYGYDFTPKDVANLIRGKHEKHYLGHMLHGDVDVDQLDYLVRDAHYTGVAHGIIDLERLMKVLRIHGDELVVDEKGIEAVEGMMVARSLMYSRVYFHHTVKIAEGMLTRALEFALEEGYLWDFWRMTDCRVLVELEDLEGFPAEMVRRIKYRELYKAAVLASADELSGEEKKELLTAYRNVKRRQEIERTLADMVGAREGEVILEFSIADLMLSEPRLKATEINVLLGNGELQPLTKVTPLANALKRRQTPRWAVLIAAPKEYVPKVRKVWKKVLFS is encoded by the coding sequence ATGGATGGGAAGATTATTCACGACGGCATTCACGGCAGCATGAAGCTCACCGGCATTATCCTCGACCTCGTCAAGACTCCCGAGTTTCAGAGGCTCAGGAACATAAGACAGCTCGGTTTGGCCTACCTCGTCTACCCAGGTGCCAACCACAGCAGGTTCGAGCACTCCCTCGGTGCGTGGCATCTCGCCAAACGGCTCTCCCAGGAGGTCGGTCTGGATGAGAACGAGAGCATGCTCCTGCAGGTGGGGGCCCTGCTCCACGACATCGGCCACGGGCCCTTCAGCCACACCTTCGAGAGCATATACAAGCACTACGTCAAGGAGCACGACCACATGCACCTCGGCCAGGACATGGTGCTGGGGAGGATAAACATCACAGAGAGCGAGAACGGTGGGAGGATTCCGGAGATAATCGAAAGCTACGGCTACGACTTCACACCCAAGGACGTTGCCAATCTCATACGTGGAAAGCACGAAAAGCACTACCTAGGCCACATGCTCCACGGCGACGTCGACGTCGACCAGCTGGACTACCTCGTAAGGGACGCCCACTACACAGGCGTCGCCCATGGGATAATAGACCTTGAGAGGCTGATGAAGGTTCTGAGGATACACGGCGACGAACTCGTTGTCGATGAAAAGGGGATAGAGGCCGTTGAGGGAATGATGGTGGCAAGGTCGCTCATGTACTCCCGCGTCTACTTCCACCACACCGTTAAGATAGCCGAAGGCATGCTGACCAGAGCGCTGGAGTTCGCCCTGGAGGAGGGCTACCTCTGGGACTTCTGGCGCATGACCGACTGCAGAGTTCTGGTCGAGCTGGAGGATCTAGAAGGGTTCCCGGCCGAGATGGTAAGGCGTATAAAGTACCGCGAGCTTTACAAGGCCGCCGTTCTGGCCAGCGCCGACGAGCTGAGCGGAGAGGAAAAGAAGGAACTCTTAACGGCCTACAGAAATGTGAAGCGGAGGCAGGAGATAGAGAGAACCCTCGCGGATATGGTCGGCGCGAGGGAGGGTGAGGTTATCCTTGAGTTCAGCATAGCCGACCTAATGCTCAGCGAACCAAGGCTCAAGGCGACGGAGATAAACGTCCTCCTGGGCAACGGGGAGCTTCAGCCGCTGACTAAGGTTACACCCCTTGCCAACGCCCTTAAGAGACGCCAGACGCCGCGCTGGGCAGTCTTAATAGCCGCGCCGAAGGAGTACGTCCCAAAGGTAAGGAAAGTCTGGAAAAAGGTCCTCTTCAGCTGA